A single Aspergillus chevalieri M1 DNA, chromosome 3, nearly complete sequence DNA region contains:
- a CDS encoding uncharacterized protein (COG:C;~EggNog:ENOG410PGWT): MLVVPTPIQTLLPPSNGIISKLVSVLDASSPTARYLSFAVSYETDLDVYNNTYSSFISRQHFTSPTKGTLQYAIQAITKAAVQAGEKRGGNWLGMKAVSTNWWHVVASWFDESDDKAALAAANGMATNMTDLATGTGKYLDFQFQNDADISQSQLKSYGEDNFQRFAAVAASYDPQQVFQKLQNSGFKISTA; this comes from the exons ATGCTGGTCG TCCCAACGCCCATCCAGACTCTCCTGCCTCCAAGCAACGGCATCATCTCCAAGCTGGTCAGCGTGTTGGATGCTAGCTCCCCGACTGCTCGGTATCTATCTTTCGCGGTCAGCTACGAGACCGATCTAGATGTGTACAACAACACCTACAGCTCTTTCATCAGTCGCCAGCACTTCACCTCCCCAACCAAGGGCACTTTACAATACGCCATCCAGGCCATCACCAAAGCTGCCGTGCAAGCCGGTGAGAAACGCGGTGGTAACTGGCTGGGCATGAAGGCCGTCAgcaccaactggtggcacGTGGTAGCCTCCTGGTTTGATGAGAGCGATGACAAGGCGGCTCTTGCTGCGGCAAATGGCATGGCGACGAATATGACCGACTTGGCCACTGGCACTGGCAAGTATCTCGACTTCCAGTTCCAGAACGATGCAGATATCTCGCAAAGTCAGCTCAAGAGTTACGGAGAGGACAACTTCCAGCGGTTTGCGGCTGTTGCTGCCAGCTATGATCCTCAGCAAGTGTTCCAGAAGCTGCAGAACTCGGGATTTAAGATATCTACTGCTTAA
- a CDS encoding uncharacterized protein (SECRETED:SignalP(1-18)), whose translation MKVSAVLSTLMVAGLVSAAPPAPHPNGLQHHGLQGPADVALPHDKRGDVPPQFPPPPKDDHHKRGEIPPPPKDPKNPPKDDHHKRGDVPPPKDLKDLPPKDDHDHHKRGDVPPPPKDPKNPPKDDHHKRGDVPPPKDLKDLPPKDDHDHHKRGDVPPPPKDPKNPPKDDHHKRGDVPPPKDLKYAPKPKPAHN comes from the exons ATGAAGGTGTCTGCCGTTCTCTCCACCTTGATGGTAGCCGGGCTCGTGTCCGCCGCTCCTCCGGCCCCTC ACCCAAATGGCCTTCAACACCACGGGTTGCAGGGTCCCGCCGATGTTGCCTTGCCGCATGACAAGCGTGGCGATGTCCCTCCTCAGTtcccccctcctcccaaGGATGACCACCACAAGCGCGGCGaaattcctcctcccccgaagGACCCTAAGAACCCGCCTAAGGATGACCACCACAAGCGTGGTGATGTCCCTCCCCCGAAGGACCTGAAGGACCTTCCCCCGAAGGACGACCACGACCACCACAAGCGTGGTGAtgtccctcctcccccgaagGACCCCAAGAACCCGCCTAAGGATGACCACCACAAGCGTGGTGATGTCCCTCCCCCGAAGGACCTGAAGGACCTTCCCCCGAAGGACGACCACGACCACCACAAGCGTGGTGAtgtccctcctcccccgaagGACCCCAAGAACCCGCCTAAGGATGACCACCACAAGCGTGGCGATGTCCCCCCTCCCAAGGACCTCAAGTACGCCCCCAAGCCTAAGCCCGCTCACAACTAA
- a CDS encoding uncharacterized protein (COG:C;~EggNog:ENOG410PGWT;~InterPro:IPR006094,IPR036318;~go_function: GO:0016491 - oxidoreductase activity [Evidence IEA];~go_function: GO:0050660 - flavin adenine dinucleotide binding [Evidence IEA];~go_process: GO:0055114 - oxidation-reduction process [Evidence IEA]) — translation MEDIVNAIGCVQLPTGSKVYSRLEKYGLAAVGGRPGDVGVGGLILGVGIPFFSSKYGFACDNVQQFEVVLTNSTPVNATATSHPDLFKALKGGGPNYRIVTHYTLYAISTNIWYHVVQYNESDYKDVLSAIFDTQG, via the exons ATGGAAGACATTGTGAACGCCATTGGGTGTGTCCAATTG CCCACGGGCTCTAAGGTCTACAGCCGGTTGGAAAAGTATGGCCTTGCTGCCGTTGGTGGACGCCCCGGGGATGTTGGCGTTGGTGGTTTAATTCTGGGAG TCGGAatccccttcttctcctccaaaTACGGCTTTGCCTGTGACAATGTCCAGCAGTTCGAAGTCGTCCTAACCAACTCTACCCCCGTCAATGCCACTGCCACTTCCCATCCTGATCTCTTCAAGGCCCTCAAAGGCGGTGGTCCCAACTATCGCATCGTCACTCACTACACCCTCTACGCGATCTCCACCAACATCTGGTACCATGTCGTCCAATACAACGAGTCCGACTATAAGGACGTCCTCTCCGCCATCTTCGACACGCAGGGCTAG
- a CDS encoding NAD(P)-dependent alcohol dehydrogenase (COG:Q;~EggNog:ENOG410PKP5;~InterPro:IPR013154,IPR013149,IPR002328,IPR036291, IPR011032,IPR020843;~PFAM:PF00107,PF08240;~go_function: GO:0008270 - zinc ion binding [Evidence IEA];~go_function: GO:0016491 - oxidoreductase activity [Evidence IEA];~go_process: GO:0055114 - oxidation-reduction process [Evidence IEA]): MTRSTEALVAHSLGADPEFTPVTLDNLQPTEALVEVHATGICHTDIACIEGKLPAQFPNVLGHEGGGVVLEVGSAVKDVKKGDKVLLSYNFCGDCSHCTEGHPAYCESMIPLNFGGKRLDGTQTVSLAKDPSTPVFANFFGQSTFSRIALVSGSSLVRVPDSTPLELFAPLGCGLQTGAGSIFKSLNVKPRSKVAIFGAGCVGLSAVMAAKIRGAAMIIAVDIQPDRLEMARELGATHLINGKDKDLLQQIQDLCKPGKGVDYALDCSGVLSVIETMIQSLGMRGRATSAGAPAPGQRVAVDVFSHLVSGREYVGCHQGGSVAAEMIPFLIEQHNQGKYPLERLIRYYNVKDAQQAFQDMKGGKVLKPVLVWSESSLQN; the protein is encoded by the exons ATGACTCGTTCCACCGAAGCACTGGTCGCCCACTCCCTCGGGGCGGACCCCGAATTCACCCCCGTCACGCTGGACAACCTGCAGCCGACAGAGGCCCTCGTGGAGGTTCATGCCACAGGTATCTGCCACACGGACATTGCCTGTATAGAAGGGAAGCTTCCAGCACAGTTTCCTAACGTTCTTGGCCACGAAG GCGGCGGTGTCGTTCTCGAAGTCGGTTCTGCCGTGAAAGATGTCAAGAAAGGGGACAAAGTCCTCCTCAGTTACAACTTCTGTGGCGACTGCTCCCACTGTACAGAGGGTCATCCAGCATACTGTGAGAGTATGATTCCGCTGAACTTTGGCGGTAAACGTTTGGACGGAACCCAGACGGTCTCCCTGGCCAAGGACCCCTCAACCCCGGTCTTCGCGAACTTTTTTGGTCAAAGTACATTTTCCCGCATCGCTCTCGTTAGTGGCTCGTCTCTCGTCCGTGTCCCCGACTCGACGCCATTGGAGCTCTTTGCACCCCTTGGATGCGGTTTGCAGACTGGAGCCGGCTCCATTTTCAAATCCCTTAACGTCAAACCCCGAAGTAAGGTGGCTATCTTTGGCGCCGGGTGCGTCGGGCTGAGTGCAGTCATGGCAGCCAAGATCCGCGGCGCTGCTATGATCATTGCGGTGGACATTCAGCCGGACCGTCTGGAAATGGCTCGTGAACTCGGCGCAACGCACCTCATCAACGGCAAGGACAAGGATCTCCTCCAACAGATTCAAGATCTGTGCAAGCCAGGCAAGGGCGTAGATTATGCCCTGGACTGCTCGGGTGTGCTCAGCGTGATCGAGACGATGATCCAATCGCTGGGGATGCGAGGGCGAGCAACAAGTGCGGGTGCTCCTGCGCCAGGGCAGCGAGTTGCGGTGGATGTGTTTTCGCATCTTGTCTCAGGACGAGAGTATGTCGGTTGCCATCAGGGAGGAAGTGTTGCGGCCGAG ATGATCCCCTTCCTGATTGAACAACACAACCAAGGGAAATACCCGCTTGAGAGATTGATCAGATATTACAACGTGAAGGACGCACAGCAGGCATTCCAAGACATGAAGGGTGGAAAGGTCCTAAAGCCTGTGCTCGTTTGGAGCGAATCTAGCTTACAGAACTAG
- the FES1_1 gene encoding hsp70 nucleotide exchange factor fes1 (BUSCO:EOG09264MIL;~COG:C;~EggNog:ENOG410PFIA;~InterPro:IPR017941,IPR037008,IPR006317,IPR005805, IPR036922,IPR014349,IPR004192;~PFAM:PF02921,PF00355;~go_component: GO:0016020 - membrane [Evidence IEA];~go_function: GO:0008121 - ubiquinol-cytochrome-c reductase activity [Evidence IEA];~go_function: GO:0051537 - 2 iron, 2 sulfur cluster binding [Evidence IEA];~go_process: GO:0055114 - oxidation-reduction process [Evidence IEA]): MSLLPRCKFIPRMLSYQKRAIQHSPRTKTAWQTPTETQKHGFDATLKIPEFGRKYASQKSVRSNQVFSYFMVGTLGVISAVGAKATLHDFLVNMSASADVLAQAKVEIGLAAIPEGKNASVIIKWRGKPVFIRHRTQDEIDEARKVDWKDLRDPQPDEDRVQRPEWLVMLGVCTHLGCVPIGEAGDYGGWFCPCHGSHYDISGRARRGPAPLNLEVPQYNFATEDTLVIG; encoded by the exons ATGTCGCTCTTGCCACGCTGCAAGTTTATTCCCCGAATGCTTTCATACCAGAAAAGAGCCATACAGCATTCTCCCCGGACCAAAACTGCTTGGCAAACTCCAACCGAAACCCAGAAACATGGGTTCGATGCGACCCTAAAGATTCCTGAATTTGGACGGAAGTACGCCTCACAGAAGTCGGTGCGGAGTAATCAGGTGTTTTCGTATTTTATGGTCGGGACACTAGGGGTGATCTCGGCAGTGGGGGCCAAGGCCACTTTGCATG ACTTCCTGGTCAACATGTCCGCCTCGGCGGATGTACTGGCCCAGGCAAAAGTCGAAATTGGACTTGCAGCGATTCCCGAGGGCAAGAACGCAAGT GTAATTATTAAATGGCGTGGAAAGCCCGTATTTATTCGTCACCGGACACAAGATGAAATCGACGAAGCTCGCAAGGTGGACTGGAAGGACCTCCGGGATCCCCAGCCGGACGAGGACCGCGTACAGAGGCCAGAATGGTTGGTCATGCTTG GCGTGTGTACGCATCTTGGGTGTGTCCCAATTGGCGAGGCAGGTGACTACGGAGGTTGGTTCTGTCCGTGTCATGGGTCCCATTACGATATCTCTGGACGAGCGAGGAGAGGTCCGGCGCCATTGAATCTGGAGGTTCCCCAGTATAACTTTGCGACAGAGGATACTCTAGTCATTGGTTAG
- a CDS encoding tRNA-dihydrouridine synthase family protein (BUSCO:EOG092628FW;~COG:J;~EggNog:ENOG410PH64;~InterPro:IPR001269,IPR018517,IPR035587,IPR013785;~PFAM:PF01207;~go_function: GO:0003824 - catalytic activity [Evidence IEA];~go_function: GO:0017150 - tRNA dihydrouridine synthase activity [Evidence IEA];~go_function: GO:0050660 - flavin adenine dinucleotide binding [Evidence IEA];~go_process: GO:0008033 - tRNA processing [Evidence IEA];~go_process: GO:0055114 - oxidation-reduction process [Evidence IEA]), producing the protein MLKFLRSVMTAMTSPARVPIPANGVDYRGKIVLAPMVRSGELPSRLLALKYGADLVWGPETIDRALIGASRRVNPRNGNIEFTRFPSNGGRTTKSTKESIIYRIDPVREKGKLIFQIGTASPELAVEAAKTIAGDVAGIDVNSGCPKPFSTCGGMGAALLRTPDRLVSILEALVREVGHPFQIGISVKIRILESPGETKELVSRLVRTGITGLTVHCRTTPMRPRERAIRDQLRMIADICHEAGVACLMNGDVTSRDEGLALMKEYNVDGAMIATSAEANPSCFRSKAEGGLLPWRDVARAYLQACLETENRYGNAKYLLNILVPGRNKEFEHSRSSKSYYDWCHSLKFDDLIPDAIRVDEFMNLAHKSIFKDEGDARSQTAQNALEINEFARAAGVPIPTLNKTPEEDIVPPEPSQPAQKQQVAA; encoded by the coding sequence ATGCTTAAATTCCTTCGCTCTGTAATGACTGCCATGACTTCTCCCGCCCGCGTTCCTATCCCCGCCAACGGGGTGGACTACCGTGGCAAAATCGTTCTGGCGCCGATGGTCCGTTCTGGAGAATTGCCATCTCGTCTTCTCGCTCTCAAATACGGCGCGGATCTTGTATGGGGCCCGGAGACGATCGATCGGGCACTCATCGGTGCGTCCCGCCGTGTGAATCCTCGCAATGGGAACATCGAATTTACCCGCTTCCCTTCGAACGGTGGACGCACCACCAAATCTACTAAGGAATCCATCATCTATCGTATCGACCCGGTCCGTGAGAAAGGGAAATTGATTTTCCAGATTGGCACGGCTTCCCCTGAGCTAGCTGTGGAAGCAGCCAAGACTATAGCCGGGGATGTGGCAGGTATTGATGTCAATTCAGGATGTCCAAAACCATTCAGCACATGTGGCGGTATGGGTGCAGCTCTGTTGCGGACACCTGATAGATTAGTCTCTATTCTTGAAGCGCTGGTTAGGGAAGTTGGACATCCATTTCAAATTGGGATTTCAGTCAAAATTCGCATTCTAGAATCACCCGGAGAAACCAAAGAGCTTGTTTCGCGACTAGTCAGAACAGGAATCACAGGGTTGACAGTACACTGCCGTACCACTCCCATGCGACCCCGTGAACGAGCAATTCGTGACCAATTGCGGATGATTGCTGATATTTGCCATGAGGCCGGAGTTGCATGCCTAATGAATGGAGATGTTACGTCGCGTGATGAGGGCCTCGCATTGATGAAAGAATACAATGTAGACGGGGCGATGATTGCTACATCCGCCGAGGCCAATCCCTCGTGCTTCCGCTCAAAGGCGGAAGGCGGCTTACTTCCTTGGAGAGACGTTGCTCGTGCTTATCTGCAAGCCTGCTTGGAAACAGAGAACCGATATGGCAATGCCAAATATCTCTTGAACATCCTCGTTCCGGGCAGGAACAAAGAGTTTGAGCACTCAAGATCGTCCAAGTCATACTATGATTGGTGTCATTCGCTCAAATTTGATGATCTCATCCCTGATGCGATTCGAGTCGATGAGTTCATGAACCTGGCGCACAAATCTATCTTCAAAGACGAAGGCGACGCACGGAGCCAGACTGCCCAGAATGCTTTGGAAATTAACGAATTTGCACGAGCTGCTGGCGTTCCGATTCCTACTTTGAACAAAACGCCCGAAGAAGACATTGTTCCTCCTGAGCCGTCGCAGCCCGCTCAGAAGCAACAAGTTGCAGCATAA